Proteins from a genomic interval of Heteronotia binoei isolate CCM8104 ecotype False Entrance Well chromosome 5, APGP_CSIRO_Hbin_v1, whole genome shotgun sequence:
- the LOC132570920 gene encoding zinc finger protein 420-like, translating into MKRIRRTHTGEKPFECSECGKRFSQSGSLQYHQRTHTGEKPFKCLECGKRFRTSGNLQEHQRTHTGEKPFECSECGKRFSRSGNLQQHQRTHTGEKPFECLECGKRFTTSGYLQTHQKNHNREKLFECSECGKRFITSGSLQYHQRTHTGEKPFECLECGKRFRTSGYLQTHQKTHNREKLFECSECGKRFSTSGGLQYHQRIHTGEKPFECFECGKRFMWNDSLQKHQRTHTGEKPFECSECGKRFSQSGSLQYHRRTHTGEKPFECSECGKRFSQSGSLQYHQRIHTGEKPFECLECGKSFSASGSLQYHQRTHTGEKPFECLECGKRFIKIGSLQSHQRTHAGEKPFECLECGKRFSASGSLQYHQRTHTGEQPFECLECGKRFSTRGGLQYHQRTHKGEKPFECLECGKRFSQSGSLQYHQRTHTGEKPFECLECGKRFSQSGTLLYHQRTHTGEKPFECLECGKRFSQSGTLLYHQRTHTGEKPFECSVCGKRCSDSGSLQKHQRTHTGEKPFECSECGKRFSQSCNLQKHQRTHTGEKPFECSLCGKRFIMSDRLQEHQRTHTGEKSC; encoded by the exons atgaaaaggatcag gagaacccacacaggggaaaagccttttgaatgctcagagtgtggaaagagattcagtcagagtggcagtcttcagtatcatcagagaactcacacaggggagaagccttttaaatgcttagagtgtggaaagagatttcgtACGAGTGGCAaccttcaagagcatcagagaacccacacaggggaaaagccttttgaatgctcagagtgtggaaagagattcagccgcaGTGGCaaccttcaacagcatcagagaacccacacaggggagaagccttttgaatgcttggagtgtggaaagagatttactaCGAGTGGCTATCTACAAACGCATCAGAAAAACCACAACAGGGAGaagctttttgaatgctcagagtgtggaaagagatttattacgagtggcagtcttcagtatcatcagagaacccacacaggggagaagccttttgaatgcttggagtgtggaaagagatttcgtACGAGTGGCTATCTACAAacgcatcagaaaacccacaacagggagaagctttttgaatgctcagagtgtggaaagagatttagtacgagtggcggtcttcaatatcatcagagaatccacacaggggagaagccttttgaatgctttgagtgtggaaagagatttatgtGGAATGACAGTCTTcagaagcatcagagaacccatacaggagagaagccttttgaatgctcagagtgtggaaagagattcagtcagagtggcagtcttcaatatcatcggagaacccacacaggggagaagccttttgaatgctcagagtgtggaaagagattcagtcagagtggcagtcttcaatatcatcagagaatccacacaggggagaagccttttgaatgcttagagtgtggaaagagttttagtgcaagtggcagtcttcaatatcatcagagaacccatacaggggaaaagccttttgaatgcttggagtgtggaaagagattcattaagattggcagtcttcaaagtcatcagagaacccacgcaggggagaagccttttgaatgcttggagtgtggaaagagatttagtgcaagtggcagtcttcaatatcatcagagaacccatacaggggagcagccttttgaatgcttggagtgtggaaagagatttagtacaaGGGGcggtcttcaatatcatcagagaacccataaaggggagaagccttttgaatgcttggagtgtggaaagagattcagtcagagtggcagtcttcaatatcatcagagaacccatacaggggagaagccttttgaatgcttggagtgtggaaagagattcagtcagagtggcactcttctatatcatcagagaacccatacaggggagaagccttttgaatgcttggagtgtggaaagagattcagtcagagtggcactcttctatatcatcagagaacccacacaggggagaagccttttgaatgttcagtgtgtggaaagagatgcagtgatagtggcagtcttcaaaagcatcagagaacccacacaggggagaagccttttgaatgctcagagtgtggaaagagattcagtcagagttgcaatcttcaaaagcatcagagaacccacacaggggagaagccttttgaatgctcattgtgtggaaagagattcattatgAGTGATCGTCTTCAagagcaccagagaacccacacaggggagaaatcttgTTAA